One window of the Candidatus Eremiobacteraceae bacterium genome contains the following:
- a CDS encoding VWA domain-containing protein: MPRIPERGSARHGDRDFDQLCRNAVVFGRGLRANGFRSQPDRTTLLAQALDAVGLRSRADARAAARAVFARNADDARSFDAAFDAVWASAGGWPGEEEHDEDGRDNGGAPSERTGDDAADGARAIRAVAAVSSEARDERDRIDADQKDRLHLVDGDRSATYAFAEGLYSKDFSRLNAAELERARDLTKRQAWDLGRRLTRRLRAGRGGGAVDLANTLRSSLRHGGEILSLERRVRRTKQRDLVLLCDISGSMDRYSRLVLQFVHTVRHAVGKVEAFVFGTRLTRITRQLRHREIHAALDDVAAYVVDWAGGTRIGESLQTFNQRWGRRVLSRGAIVVIISDGWDRGDIDLLSREMRRLQRSAFRLIWLNPLLGSAGYRPQTVGMAAALPFVDDFLPANNMKSLVEMAQLLQTVDHRRPSRAQRPCAS, encoded by the coding sequence GTGCCACGGATCCCCGAACGCGGCAGCGCCCGGCACGGCGATCGCGATTTCGATCAGCTCTGCCGCAATGCGGTCGTCTTCGGCCGCGGCTTGCGAGCGAACGGCTTCCGTTCGCAACCGGACCGGACGACGCTGCTCGCTCAAGCTCTCGACGCCGTCGGATTGCGCTCGCGCGCTGACGCGCGAGCCGCAGCGCGAGCGGTCTTCGCCCGAAACGCCGACGATGCGCGCTCGTTCGATGCCGCCTTCGACGCAGTGTGGGCGTCAGCGGGCGGCTGGCCCGGCGAAGAAGAGCACGATGAAGACGGACGCGACAACGGAGGCGCCCCGAGCGAGCGCACGGGAGATGATGCGGCTGACGGCGCACGCGCGATCCGCGCGGTTGCGGCGGTTTCGTCAGAAGCGCGCGACGAGCGCGATCGCATCGATGCCGATCAAAAGGACAGACTCCATCTCGTCGATGGCGACCGCTCGGCGACGTACGCGTTCGCCGAGGGGCTCTACTCGAAGGATTTCTCTCGTCTGAACGCGGCCGAGCTCGAGCGCGCGCGCGACCTGACGAAGCGTCAAGCCTGGGACCTCGGGCGGCGGCTCACACGTCGGCTAAGAGCCGGCCGCGGCGGCGGCGCGGTCGACTTGGCGAACACATTGCGCTCGAGCTTGCGTCATGGCGGCGAGATCCTTTCGCTCGAACGGCGCGTGCGCCGCACGAAGCAGCGCGATCTCGTCCTCCTCTGCGATATCTCCGGCTCGATGGATAGATACTCGCGACTCGTGCTGCAGTTCGTCCACACGGTTCGTCACGCGGTCGGCAAGGTCGAGGCGTTCGTGTTCGGCACGAGGCTCACGCGCATCACGAGACAACTGCGTCACCGGGAGATCCACGCCGCGCTCGACGATGTCGCGGCATACGTCGTCGATTGGGCCGGCGGAACGCGCATCGGCGAGAGCTTGCAGACCTTCAATCAGCGGTGGGGCAGGCGCGTGCTGTCGCGCGGCGCGATCGTCGTCATCATCAGCGACGGATGGGACCGCGGCGACATCGATCTGCTCTCGCGCGAGATGCGCAGGCTCCAGCGCAGCGCCTTCCGGCTCATCTGGCTCAACCCGTTGCTCGGTTCAGCCGGTTATCGCCCGCAAACGGTCGGCATGGCGGCCGCGCTGCCGTTCGTCGACGATTTCTTGCCCGCGAACAACATGAAGAGCCTCGTCGAGATGGCTCAGCTTCTCCAGACCGTCGACCATCGGCGTCCATCGCGGGCGCAGCGTCCGTGCGCGAGCTGA
- a CDS encoding MoxR family ATPase encodes MSTARSIEDVEKLLADQRYVADRDLAVTIFLALALEKPLFLEGEAGVGKTEVAKVLAAGLRRRLIRLQCYEGLDVGHALYEWNYARQILHIRLAESRAKADDGADVEREIFSPSFLIKRPLLQAIEDDEGEPPVLLIDEIDRADEEFEAFLLEILSDFQVTVPEIGTFSAKRRPIVVLTSNRTREVHDALKRRCLYYWIDYPNVEREASIVTSKVPGVDARLAHEASAYVAALRSEPFFKVPGIAETIDWAAALVALGKTSLDEHTVAETIGCVLKYQEDVRRARDTNATARFEQSRRAARA; translated from the coding sequence TTGAGCACCGCACGAAGCATCGAAGACGTCGAGAAACTCCTAGCCGACCAGCGCTATGTCGCCGACCGCGACCTCGCGGTGACGATCTTCCTCGCGCTCGCACTCGAGAAGCCGCTGTTCTTGGAAGGCGAAGCCGGCGTCGGGAAAACGGAAGTCGCCAAGGTGCTCGCGGCCGGTCTCCGCCGGCGCCTCATCCGTCTGCAGTGCTACGAAGGCCTCGACGTCGGCCACGCGCTCTACGAGTGGAACTACGCTAGGCAGATCCTCCATATACGACTTGCCGAAAGCCGCGCGAAAGCGGACGACGGCGCCGACGTCGAGCGCGAGATATTCAGCCCGTCGTTCCTCATCAAGCGGCCGCTGCTTCAAGCGATCGAAGACGACGAAGGCGAGCCGCCCGTCCTGCTCATCGACGAGATCGACCGAGCGGACGAAGAGTTCGAAGCGTTCCTGCTCGAGATACTTTCCGACTTCCAGGTGACGGTTCCGGAGATCGGCACGTTTTCCGCAAAGAGGCGGCCGATCGTCGTCCTGACGAGCAACCGTACGCGCGAGGTGCACGACGCGTTGAAGCGGCGTTGCCTCTACTATTGGATAGACTACCCGAACGTCGAGCGCGAAGCGTCGATCGTGACGTCGAAGGTCCCGGGCGTCGACGCGCGGCTCGCGCACGAGGCGAGCGCGTACGTGGCTGCGCTGCGGTCCGAGCCGTTCTTCAAAGTCCCCGGCATCGCCGAGACCATCGACTGGGCGGCGGCGCTCGTCGCACTGGGAAAGACATCGCTCGACGAGCACACGGTCGCCGAGACGATCGGCTGCGTGCTCAAGTATCAAGAGGACGTGCGGCGCGCTCGCGACACGAACGCGACAGCGCGCTTCGAACAAAGCCGACGCGCGGCGCGGGCCTGA
- a CDS encoding SDR family oxidoreductase → MLKTPSVFARAGTTASAVQHATMDIGLAGSSALVSASTRGLGYAIARGLAAEGARVAVSGRTQSAADKAAAEIARETGAECAAFAADVGKDGDPQRLVDQVVSRFGGLDVLVTNAGGPPAGGFSDIGDPQWTATVDVTLMSVVRLVRSALPYLRKSGRGRVINVVSSSVKEPIDGLILSNSVRLAVIGLARTIAREVATDGITVNNVCPGRIMTQRIIDLYGDEASIEKAAQQIPMQRLGTPDEFAAMAVFLAGTTASYVTGQTIVIDGGLTRTTF, encoded by the coding sequence GTGCTCAAAACTCCGTCGGTTTTCGCGCGGGCGGGGACCACAGCCTCCGCCGTGCAACACGCGACGATGGACATCGGACTCGCGGGCTCGAGCGCGCTCGTCTCCGCGTCGACGCGTGGGCTCGGATACGCGATCGCGCGTGGGCTCGCCGCCGAAGGGGCGCGCGTCGCGGTGAGCGGACGCACGCAGTCCGCTGCGGACAAAGCGGCTGCGGAGATAGCGCGCGAAACAGGCGCCGAGTGCGCTGCGTTCGCCGCCGACGTCGGCAAGGACGGCGATCCGCAGCGGCTCGTCGATCAGGTCGTCTCGCGTTTCGGCGGTCTTGACGTCCTCGTGACGAACGCCGGTGGCCCTCCGGCGGGCGGCTTTTCGGACATCGGCGATCCACAATGGACCGCCACGGTCGACGTGACGCTCATGTCCGTCGTGCGGCTCGTACGCTCCGCCCTTCCATATCTAAGGAAGAGCGGCCGCGGACGCGTCATCAACGTCGTCAGTTCGAGCGTGAAAGAGCCCATCGACGGACTCATCCTCAGCAACAGCGTGCGCCTTGCGGTCATCGGCCTTGCCCGGACGATCGCGCGCGAGGTCGCCACGGACGGGATCACCGTCAACAACGTCTGCCCGGGACGCATCATGACGCAGCGGATCATCGATCTCTACGGCGATGAGGCGTCGATAGAAAAGGCGGCCCAGCAGATCCCGATGCAGCGCCTCGGCACGCCCGACGAGTTCGCAGCGATGGCGGTTTTCTTAGCCGGCACCACGGCGAGTTACGTGACAGGTCAGACGATTGTCATCGACGGCGGTCTCACGCGCACGACCTTCTGA
- a CDS encoding TlpA disulfide reductase family protein produces MYRWLVGGLVVVAVVVLTAMYVPSDFDQALHTYAGPAGQVVGTALPEAVVSNVEGGRIDLAAYKGRPVLVNLWATWCGPCRREMPALERLSKEQAGLTVVAIDQREDPAIVRSYLKRFGVTFAVGIDDSQQLGTDLHLIGLPSSFFVDRDGVIRDAVDGEMTYDVMSAKARALLARGAGKTS; encoded by the coding sequence GTGTACCGTTGGCTCGTCGGCGGCCTCGTCGTGGTCGCCGTCGTCGTTCTTACAGCCATGTATGTCCCGAGCGACTTCGACCAAGCCCTTCATACATATGCGGGACCGGCCGGACAGGTCGTGGGAACCGCCTTGCCGGAAGCCGTCGTTTCTAACGTCGAGGGCGGACGGATCGACCTGGCGGCCTACAAGGGGCGACCGGTGCTCGTGAATCTTTGGGCGACATGGTGCGGCCCGTGCCGGCGCGAGATGCCCGCGCTCGAGCGGCTCTCAAAGGAGCAGGCCGGACTGACGGTCGTCGCGATCGACCAGCGCGAAGATCCCGCGATCGTGCGGTCGTATCTCAAACGCTTCGGCGTGACGTTCGCGGTGGGCATCGACGATAGCCAACAGCTCGGGACCGACCTGCACCTCATCGGATTGCCGAGCTCGTTCTTCGTCGATCGCGACGGCGTCATCCGCGACGCGGTCGACGGCGAGATGACGTACGACGTGATGAGCGCAAAAGCGCGGGCACTGCTCGCGCGCGGCGCAGGTAAGACCTCGTGA
- a CDS encoding P-loop NTPase, which yields MISADTLISEIVTAHPGADKVFGAHGLPCAGCHVSTRETVRGGAAVHSLDLDRLIDDLRRFVADGTVPPPRPKPGPSGKTPPMDRQKKPGIENVVAIMSGKGGVGKSLVTALLAVALRRRGHSVGILDADITGPSMARLFGVTQRPFAGPDNKPHPPTSASGISIMSMNLILDDEAQAVIWRGPMVSGAIRQFFTDLEWGKIDYLLVDLPPGTSDAPLTVLQALPVSGVVLVSTPQGLATMIVSKAVKLVQQLHAPIIGLVENMSYFTDAQTGKRYELFGESKGVRLVVESGAPLLAQLPIDPALTQLCDEGRIEEYESADFDILAANFVKILPTLEVAPSTS from the coding sequence ATGATCTCGGCAGACACGCTAATCAGTGAAATCGTCACCGCCCACCCCGGAGCCGATAAGGTGTTCGGCGCGCACGGCCTGCCGTGCGCGGGCTGTCACGTGTCGACGCGCGAGACCGTTCGAGGTGGCGCAGCCGTTCACAGTCTCGATCTCGACAGACTCATCGACGATCTTCGCCGTTTCGTCGCAGACGGAACCGTGCCGCCGCCTCGGCCGAAACCCGGCCCGTCGGGCAAGACCCCGCCGATGGACCGTCAGAAAAAACCAGGCATCGAAAACGTCGTCGCCATCATGTCGGGCAAAGGCGGCGTCGGCAAGTCGCTCGTCACGGCGCTTCTGGCCGTCGCGCTTCGGCGTCGCGGACACAGCGTCGGTATCCTCGACGCCGACATAACCGGCCCGAGCATGGCGCGCCTTTTCGGCGTCACGCAACGGCCATTCGCTGGACCCGACAACAAGCCGCATCCGCCGACGTCGGCGAGCGGCATCTCGATCATGTCGATGAACCTCATCCTCGACGATGAAGCGCAGGCGGTCATCTGGCGCGGACCGATGGTGTCCGGCGCGATCCGCCAGTTCTTCACCGACCTCGAATGGGGGAAGATAGATTACCTTCTCGTCGACCTGCCGCCGGGAACATCGGACGCGCCGCTCACCGTGCTTCAGGCGCTTCCCGTGTCGGGCGTCGTCCTAGTCAGCACGCCGCAAGGGCTGGCGACCATGATCGTCAGCAAAGCGGTGAAGCTCGTCCAACAGCTGCACGCGCCGATCATCGGGCTCGTCGAGAACATGTCGTACTTCACCGACGCGCAGACCGGCAAGCGCTACGAGCTGTTCGGGGAGAGCAAGGGCGTACGGCTCGTCGTCGAAAGCGGCGCGCCGCTTTTGGCGCAGCTTCCGATCGACCCGGCGCTGACGCAGCTGTGCGACGAGGGCCGCATCGAGGAGTACGAGTCAGCCGACTTCGACATCTTGGCAGCGAACTTCGTCAAGATCCTACCGACGCTCGAGGTCGCGCCGTCGACTTCGTGA
- a CDS encoding NRDE family protein, which yields MCTLLLWKHRHHRFGLIAAANRDEFLARPATTPTSLCADPLVVGGRDVTAGGTWFAINANGIVTALTNRRGAGVHDPSKRSRGVLVLEIARSRSIAEAARTAERIDAAEFNPFVLFAGDADEAFALHGGDDGSRLVRIDDGAHAITNWDLDAPSPPKAAFALSKARAFSIDAEEDADVLAARLHASLSDHGSGADDALCVHRPQTGYGTRSTSIALVGFERSDTRLYHAEGPACASTLVDVTWLLRDEPAPRPSNV from the coding sequence ATGTGTACCCTACTCCTCTGGAAGCATCGGCATCATCGCTTCGGCCTCATCGCCGCCGCGAATCGTGACGAGTTCCTTGCACGCCCTGCCACAACACCGACATCGCTTTGCGCCGATCCCCTCGTCGTCGGCGGGCGCGACGTGACGGCCGGCGGCACGTGGTTCGCGATCAACGCAAACGGTATCGTCACCGCGCTGACCAACAGACGCGGCGCCGGCGTGCACGACCCATCGAAGCGATCGCGCGGTGTGCTCGTTCTCGAGATCGCACGCAGCCGATCGATCGCGGAAGCCGCCAGGACCGCCGAGCGCATCGACGCAGCTGAGTTCAATCCGTTCGTGTTGTTCGCCGGGGATGCAGACGAAGCGTTCGCGCTGCACGGCGGCGATGATGGATCGCGGCTCGTGCGCATCGACGACGGCGCACACGCGATCACGAACTGGGATCTCGACGCGCCGTCGCCGCCAAAAGCTGCGTTCGCATTGAGTAAAGCTCGCGCGTTTTCGATCGACGCCGAGGAAGACGCCGACGTTCTCGCGGCGCGGTTGCATGCGTCGCTGTCCGATCACGGATCCGGCGCCGATGATGCGCTCTGCGTTCACCGGCCTCAGACGGGTTACGGCACGAGGTCGACGAGCATCGCGCTCGTCGGGTTCGAGCGGAGCGATACGCGGCTCTACCACGCTGAAGGTCCTGCCTGCGCTTCGACGTTGGTCGACGTCACTTGGTTGCTCCGCGATGAACCTGCACCGCGACCGTCGAACGTCTGA
- a CDS encoding branched-chain amino acid ABC transporter substrate-binding protein gives MQRPIWARLASSIAVASTFSILLSGCTGSGGGGTGPASGNVIKIGSDLPVSGADASDGIPTQNGVQLAVKVANEQKMIPGFTLQADSLDDAVSGVHNPPQGQKNVQALASDPAVVGIVGPFNSNVAQAEIPTSNALGIALVAPSTTNPTLTKGPQAVELRRQNPDQITFFRVCATDDVQGPVGADYAAKTLHLKRAYVVDDNETYGKGIADQWAARFTADGGTVVSHQHLTPGQTDFHALLTDAAAANPDVVFYGGTSATGGDQLRKQMNGSPLANVTMFGGDGIRNDEFLKIAGSMANDVYATVASVNAAKLPAAQSFLKEYQDTYHVPVGSYSASGYVAAMVIIKAAAAAVKANGGKMPSRADVLDQIRKAPKFDTIIGSFNFDQYGDPTTKIISVYEAKADVWNFLTQVKFGT, from the coding sequence ATGCAGAGGCCGATATGGGCGCGTCTCGCGTCTAGCATAGCCGTCGCGTCGACGTTCTCAATCCTGTTGAGCGGATGCACGGGCTCGGGCGGCGGCGGCACCGGACCGGCGTCGGGCAACGTCATCAAGATCGGATCGGATCTTCCGGTCTCCGGCGCCGACGCGTCGGATGGTATCCCCACGCAGAACGGCGTGCAGCTCGCGGTCAAGGTCGCGAACGAGCAGAAGATGATCCCGGGATTCACGCTGCAAGCGGATTCGCTCGATGACGCCGTCAGCGGCGTCCACAATCCGCCGCAAGGTCAGAAAAACGTCCAGGCGCTCGCATCGGATCCCGCCGTCGTCGGCATCGTCGGACCCTTCAACAGCAACGTCGCGCAAGCGGAGATCCCGACGTCGAACGCGCTCGGCATCGCCCTCGTCGCTCCCTCGACGACGAACCCGACGCTCACAAAAGGTCCGCAAGCGGTCGAGCTGCGCCGCCAGAATCCCGATCAGATCACGTTCTTCCGCGTCTGCGCGACCGATGACGTGCAAGGTCCGGTCGGCGCCGACTACGCGGCGAAGACGCTTCACCTCAAACGCGCGTACGTCGTCGACGACAACGAGACGTACGGAAAAGGCATCGCCGACCAGTGGGCGGCGCGCTTTACCGCCGACGGCGGGACCGTCGTCTCGCATCAGCACCTCACGCCCGGGCAGACCGATTTCCACGCGCTGCTCACGGACGCCGCGGCCGCGAATCCCGACGTCGTGTTCTACGGCGGCACGAGCGCGACCGGCGGCGATCAGCTCCGCAAGCAGATGAACGGCTCACCGCTCGCCAACGTCACGATGTTCGGCGGCGACGGCATCCGCAACGATGAATTCCTCAAGATCGCCGGTTCGATGGCGAACGACGTCTACGCGACCGTCGCGAGCGTCAACGCCGCAAAACTCCCGGCAGCGCAATCGTTCCTCAAGGAATATCAAGACACGTATCATGTCCCCGTCGGGTCGTATTCGGCGTCAGGTTACGTCGCTGCGATGGTCATCATCAAGGCTGCGGCCGCGGCCGTCAAGGCGAACGGCGGCAAGATGCCTTCGCGTGCCGACGTGCTCGACCAGATCCGCAAGGCGCCGAAGTTCGACACGATCATCGGTTCGTTCAACTTCGACCAGTACGGCGATCCGACGACGAAGATCATCTCGGTCTACGAGGCGAAAGCTGACGTCTGGAACTTCTTGACGCAAGTCAAGTTCGGAACGTAG
- a CDS encoding branched-chain amino acid ABC transporter permease — MFDIHTLAQQLINGVATGGMYALIALGYTMVYGIIELINFAHGDVYTLGSFFSLSILALLPIAGVTSGPLLVLIAIGVIILAALLCGITGVLIERLAYRRLRNAPRLAPLITAIGVSLILENVMQLWKGTSPVPFPQFLPNTEHSLGGVIFNDNEILVVTVSVACMLLLNYFVYRTKLGKAMRATAQDRDAAQLMGININSTIAWTFFIGSALAGVAGFVSGIYYGTTFFLNGYQAGLKAFTAAVLGGIGNITGAMLGGFVIGIVEALTAQFLGNQWTEVVVFSILILILVFRPSGLLGQHLAEKV, encoded by the coding sequence TTGTTCGACATCCACACGCTCGCCCAGCAGTTGATCAACGGCGTGGCGACGGGCGGCATGTACGCCCTCATCGCGTTGGGCTACACGATGGTGTACGGCATCATCGAGCTCATCAATTTCGCGCACGGTGATGTCTACACGCTAGGCTCTTTTTTTTCGCTCTCCATTCTCGCGCTGCTCCCGATCGCCGGCGTGACGAGCGGGCCGCTTCTCGTCCTCATCGCGATCGGCGTCATCATCCTCGCCGCGTTGCTCTGCGGGATCACCGGCGTGCTCATCGAGCGGCTCGCGTATCGCCGCTTGCGCAACGCGCCGCGGCTCGCACCTCTCATCACCGCGATCGGCGTGTCGCTCATCCTCGAGAACGTCATGCAGCTTTGGAAAGGGACGTCGCCCGTGCCCTTCCCGCAGTTCCTGCCCAACACCGAGCATTCGCTCGGCGGCGTCATCTTCAACGACAACGAGATCCTCGTCGTCACCGTCAGCGTCGCGTGCATGCTCCTGCTCAACTACTTCGTCTACCGGACGAAGCTCGGCAAGGCGATGCGCGCGACGGCGCAAGACCGCGACGCCGCGCAGCTCATGGGCATCAATATCAACTCGACGATCGCGTGGACGTTCTTCATCGGTTCGGCGCTCGCGGGCGTCGCCGGATTCGTCTCGGGCATCTACTACGGTACCACGTTCTTCCTCAACGGTTATCAAGCCGGGCTCAAAGCCTTCACCGCGGCGGTGCTCGGCGGCATCGGCAACATCACGGGCGCGATGCTCGGCGGCTTCGTCATCGGCATCGTCGAAGCGCTGACGGCGCAGTTCTTGGGCAATCAGTGGACCGAAGTCGTCGTCTTCTCGATCCTCATCCTCATCTTGGTCTTCAGGCCGAGCGGTCTTCTCGGCCAGCACCTGGCGGAAAAGGTGTAG
- a CDS encoding branched-chain amino acid ABC transporter permease has product MGVLARRFQGLPFGLGRYRLDQLIVGAVIGIVLLLLPLIDQNSSHISAFADAGYVLLLAFGLNIVVGYTGLLVLGYAAFFAIGAYTYAMLASPQFNLHYNFWLMLIVSALVAAAFGVILGAPTLRLRGDYLAIVTLGFGEIVPQLLRNLDKFTNGPNGIVAIDQPSIGSYQFGFNPTPYYYLYFVVIVICLILLNNLRHSRLGRAWMAIREDELAAEHMGINTTGVKLLAFSIGSAFAGIAGTIYASKVTTISPDDFQFQVSVMILLAIVLGGIGNLVGVLVGGSIIAMLNFLVLPQASNWAHAIGYKFGIVALQNVDLTNYHFMLFGLILVLVMLFRPEGLIPSATVRAELHAEKEATG; this is encoded by the coding sequence GTGGGCGTCTTGGCGCGGCGCTTCCAAGGATTGCCGTTCGGTCTCGGCCGCTACCGGCTCGACCAGCTCATCGTCGGCGCGGTCATCGGCATCGTGCTCCTGCTGCTGCCGCTCATCGATCAGAACAGCTCGCACATCTCCGCCTTCGCCGACGCTGGTTACGTGCTGCTGCTCGCGTTCGGTCTCAACATCGTCGTCGGGTACACCGGCCTGCTCGTCCTCGGGTACGCCGCGTTTTTCGCGATCGGCGCTTATACGTACGCGATGCTCGCGTCGCCGCAGTTCAACCTGCACTACAACTTCTGGCTCATGCTCATCGTCAGCGCGCTCGTCGCGGCGGCGTTCGGCGTCATCCTCGGCGCGCCGACGCTGCGGCTGCGCGGCGACTACCTCGCAATCGTGACGCTCGGCTTCGGCGAGATCGTGCCGCAGCTGCTCCGCAACCTCGACAAGTTCACGAACGGCCCGAACGGCATCGTCGCGATCGATCAGCCGAGCATCGGCAGCTATCAGTTCGGTTTCAATCCGACGCCCTACTACTATCTGTATTTCGTCGTCATCGTCATCTGCCTCATCCTCTTGAACAACCTGCGCCACTCGCGGCTCGGGCGCGCGTGGATGGCGATCCGTGAGGACGAGCTCGCAGCGGAGCACATGGGCATCAACACGACGGGGGTCAAGCTGCTGGCCTTTTCCATCGGTTCGGCGTTCGCCGGCATCGCCGGGACCATCTATGCGTCGAAGGTGACGACGATCAGCCCCGACGACTTCCAGTTCCAGGTGTCCGTCATGATCCTGCTCGCGATCGTCCTCGGCGGCATCGGCAACCTCGTCGGCGTCCTCGTCGGCGGCTCCATCATCGCGATGCTCAACTTCCTCGTCCTGCCGCAGGCGTCGAACTGGGCGCATGCGATCGGCTATAAGTTCGGCATCGTCGCGCTGCAGAACGTCGACCTGACGAACTACCACTTCATGTTGTTCGGACTCATCCTCGTGCTCGTCATGCTGTTCCGGCCCGAGGGGTTGATCCCGAGCGCGACCGTGCGCGCCGAGCTGCACGCCGAAAAAGAGGCGACGGGCTGA
- a CDS encoding ABC transporter ATP-binding protein, with the protein MALLSLRELSKSFGGLAAVKNLTFDVEEGSIISLIGPNGAGKSTVFNLITGIYQPTSGSIAFDAREIAGSKPNAVAEAGITRTFQNIRLFAYMTVLENVLVGRHVRMRATPWGDAVHSPFQQREEGDSRKRAMELLEWFGIARYSTDWARNLPYGMQRRLEIARALASEPKLLLLDEPAAGTNPAEKADLMKLVQSIRARGVTVLLIEHDMKLVMGISDYVHVLDYGEEIAHGKPEQVRHDHRVIEAYLGKGA; encoded by the coding sequence ATGGCGCTGCTGTCGCTGCGCGAGCTTTCGAAATCGTTCGGCGGCCTTGCCGCCGTCAAGAACTTGACCTTCGACGTCGAAGAAGGGTCGATCATCAGCCTCATCGGCCCGAACGGCGCCGGCAAGTCGACGGTCTTCAACCTCATAACCGGCATCTATCAGCCGACGTCCGGTTCCATCGCGTTCGACGCCCGCGAGATCGCCGGTTCGAAACCGAACGCGGTCGCCGAGGCCGGCATCACGCGGACGTTTCAGAACATCCGGCTCTTCGCGTACATGACGGTCTTGGAGAACGTCCTCGTCGGCCGCCACGTTCGCATGCGCGCGACACCGTGGGGCGATGCGGTCCACTCGCCGTTCCAGCAACGCGAAGAGGGCGACTCGCGCAAGCGAGCTATGGAGCTATTGGAGTGGTTCGGCATCGCGCGCTATTCGACGGATTGGGCGCGCAATTTGCCGTACGGCATGCAGCGGCGGCTCGAGATCGCGCGCGCGCTCGCATCGGAGCCGAAGCTGCTGCTCCTCGACGAGCCCGCGGCGGGTACGAATCCGGCCGAGAAGGCCGACCTCATGAAGCTCGTCCAGTCTATCCGTGCGCGCGGAGTGACCGTGCTGCTCATCGAGCACGACATGAAGCTCGTCATGGGCATCTCGGACTACGTCCACGTCTTGGACTACGGCGAGGAGATCGCACACGGTAAGCCCGAGCAGGTGCGGCACGACCATCGGGTCATCGAAGCGTACCTGGGGAAGGGCGCATGA
- a CDS encoding ABC transporter ATP-binding protein, with protein MSAAVLSVHGVETYYGRIQALHGISIEVGEGEIVALIGGNGAGKTTTLRTISGLLRPARGSITFRGTDLTSVTPDGIVRLGVIHSPEGRRIFPRMTVQENLELGAFARNDAAGIRKDLDDVLALFPRLKERLVQRGGTLSGGEQQMLAIARALMSHPKVLLLDEPSMGLSPIFVDTIFSVIQDINKRGVPILLIEQNARKALQVATRGYVLETGTIVKHGTASALLSDDGVRKAYLGED; from the coding sequence ATGAGCGCGGCGGTTCTGTCGGTCCACGGCGTCGAGACGTACTACGGCCGCATCCAAGCGCTCCACGGCATCAGCATCGAGGTCGGTGAAGGCGAGATCGTCGCGCTCATCGGCGGCAACGGCGCCGGCAAGACGACGACGCTGCGGACGATCTCGGGGCTGCTGCGACCGGCTCGCGGATCGATCACGTTCCGCGGCACCGATCTCACGTCGGTCACGCCCGACGGCATCGTGCGGCTCGGCGTCATCCACTCGCCCGAAGGGCGGCGCATATTCCCGCGCATGACCGTGCAAGAGAACTTGGAGCTCGGCGCTTTCGCCCGCAACGATGCCGCCGGCATCCGCAAGGACCTGGACGACGTGCTCGCGCTCTTCCCGCGCTTGAAGGAGCGTCTGGTCCAGCGCGGCGGCACGCTCTCAGGCGGCGAGCAACAGATGCTTGCGATCGCGCGCGCGCTCATGAGCCATCCCAAGGTACTGCTGCTCGACGAGCCGTCGATGGGTCTGTCGCCGATCTTCGTCGACACGATCTTCTCGGTGATCCAGGACATAAACAAGCGCGGCGTGCCGATACTTCTCATCGAGCAGAACGCGCGTAAGGCGCTCCAAGTAGCGACGCGCGGCTACGTCCTCGAAACAGGAACGATCGTGAAGCATGGCACCGCGTCGGCGCTGCTCTCCGATGACGGCGTCCGCAAAGCATACCTCGGCGAGGATTGA